One genomic region from Conexibacter woesei Iso977N encodes:
- a CDS encoding aldehyde dehydrogenase family protein — protein MQVLDQQFIDGKLVPSHGSDVYAVNSAITREQIAEAVLGDEVDAEQAVAAAKRALPGWSATSLEERRGYLQKLADAFENRREDMILGLVEEFGTTRPTAAYIVDQSRDWFVEAQKLVTEDTFTEQVGHATVNYVPVGVAVLITPWNGASWFMAMKASVALAAGCTVVLKPSERGIWQAWPVMQAISEAGLPHGVINLVFGRGQPVGNVLTGHPHVDKVSLTGSTATGKAIARNGIETMKRVTLELGGKSPTIILEDADLAQAVPFALRAGLFNNGQACIAGTRILAPESRIDEIREALVAGIAAINVGDPHDDATVVGPVLDEDQYETIQGYIRTGIAEGAELLAGGEGRPEGLGDGNYVKPTLFAATNDMTIAQEEIFGPVLTLITYRDEDEAIAIANDSPYGLHGYVATGDVEHGRAVARRIRSGRVMVNEVIDAPDAPFGGFKLSGIGREFGRYGIAAYLETQTVFSK, from the coding sequence ATGCAAGTCCTGGATCAGCAGTTCATCGACGGGAAGCTCGTGCCGTCGCACGGCAGCGACGTGTACGCCGTCAACAGCGCGATCACCCGGGAGCAGATCGCCGAGGCGGTCCTCGGCGACGAGGTCGACGCCGAGCAGGCCGTCGCGGCGGCCAAGCGCGCGCTGCCCGGCTGGTCGGCGACCAGCCTCGAGGAGCGACGCGGCTACCTGCAGAAGCTCGCCGACGCCTTCGAGAACCGGCGCGAGGACATGATCCTCGGGCTGGTCGAGGAGTTCGGGACGACGCGGCCGACGGCCGCCTACATCGTCGACCAGTCGCGCGACTGGTTCGTCGAGGCGCAGAAGCTCGTCACCGAGGACACGTTCACCGAGCAGGTCGGCCACGCCACCGTCAACTACGTCCCGGTCGGCGTCGCCGTCCTGATCACCCCGTGGAACGGCGCCAGCTGGTTCATGGCGATGAAGGCCAGCGTCGCACTCGCGGCCGGCTGCACGGTCGTGCTCAAGCCCAGCGAGCGCGGCATCTGGCAGGCCTGGCCGGTGATGCAGGCCATCAGCGAAGCCGGCCTGCCCCACGGCGTGATCAACCTCGTCTTCGGCCGCGGCCAGCCCGTCGGCAACGTGCTCACCGGCCATCCGCACGTCGACAAGGTCTCGCTCACCGGCTCGACCGCCACCGGCAAGGCGATCGCGCGCAACGGGATCGAGACCATGAAGCGCGTCACCCTGGAGCTCGGCGGCAAGTCGCCGACGATCATCCTCGAAGACGCCGACCTCGCCCAGGCCGTGCCGTTCGCGCTCCGGGCCGGGTTGTTCAACAACGGCCAGGCGTGCATCGCCGGGACCCGGATCCTGGCGCCGGAGAGCCGGATCGACGAGATCCGGGAGGCGCTCGTCGCGGGGATCGCGGCGATCAACGTCGGCGACCCGCACGACGACGCCACCGTGGTCGGCCCAGTCCTCGACGAGGACCAGTACGAAACCATCCAGGGCTACATCCGCACGGGCATCGCGGAGGGCGCCGAGCTGCTGGCCGGCGGGGAGGGGCGCCCCGAGGGACTGGGCGACGGCAACTACGTCAAGCCGACGCTGTTCGCCGCGACCAACGACATGACCATCGCGCAGGAGGAGATCTTCGGCCCGGTGCTCACGCTGATCACCTACCGCGACGAGGACGAGGCGATCGCGATCGCCAACGACTCGCCCTACGGCCTGCACGGCTACGTCGCCACCGGCGACGTCGAGCACGGTCGCGCGGTGGCCCGTCGGATCCGCTCCGGGCGGGTGATGGTCAACGAGGTCATCGACGCGCCCGATGCGCCCTTCGGCGGCTTCAAGTTGTCGGGGATCGGCCGGGAGTTCGGCCGCTACGGCATCGCCGCGTACCTCGAGACCCAGACCGTCTTCAGCAAGTAA
- a CDS encoding sensor histidine kinase has product MTGDAALGRRLVAASDAQGRRLQRRLHDGAQQRLVQTVITLKLARAALGEQDGPAVTLVDEALTHAQRGLAELRAVVHAIMPSALGREGLRAGVDSLAAELGVAVDIDIAVPRLDDRSLETTAYLVVAEALAGAVTRVRVRARVADGVLEVEVRGGDGGRHLLAGPGLAALRDRLTANGGRLAVDGTVVRAWLPVA; this is encoded by the coding sequence GTGACCGGCGACGCCGCGCTCGGGCGCCGGCTGGTCGCGGCCTCCGACGCGCAGGGCCGCCGGTTGCAGCGACGCCTCCACGACGGCGCGCAGCAGCGCCTCGTGCAGACCGTCATCACGCTGAAGCTGGCCAGGGCAGCGCTCGGCGAGCAGGACGGGCCCGCGGTCACGCTGGTCGACGAGGCGCTGACCCACGCCCAACGCGGGCTCGCCGAGCTGCGCGCGGTCGTCCACGCGATCATGCCGTCGGCGCTCGGGCGCGAAGGCCTCCGGGCCGGCGTCGACTCGCTCGCCGCGGAACTCGGCGTCGCGGTCGACATCGACATCGCCGTCCCGCGCTTGGACGACCGAAGCCTGGAGACCACGGCCTACCTCGTCGTCGCCGAGGCGCTGGCCGGCGCCGTCACGCGCGTGCGGGTCCGGGCCCGCGTCGCCGACGGCGTCCTGGAGGTTGAGGTGCGCGGCGGCGACGGCGGTCGCCACCTGCTCGCGGGACCCGGGCTCGCCGCGCTCCGCGATCGCCTCACGGCGAACGGCGGCCGGCTCGCGGTCGACGGCACCGTCGTCCGGGCCTGGTTGCCCGTCGCCTGA
- a CDS encoding response regulator transcription factor: MRTSNGAVRFSRDAATTLRVVLAEDDVLLREGMARLLAEAGFDVVAQAGDAEDLLRKAFAHKPDVVIVDVQMPPRHEDDGLLAAIEVRRRMPETGVLVLSQFYEAGYALQLIGERAEGVGYLLKERVGDVSAFVDAVRRVAAGGSALDPEVVSRMLGRRGGDDPLARLTPRELEVLGVMAEGKSNTGIGSALSVTEAAVEKHVTAILRKLEIGMVSSEHRRVHAVLAYVRSGAAR; the protein is encoded by the coding sequence ATGCGGACGAGCAACGGCGCTGTGCGGTTCTCGCGCGATGCCGCCACCACGCTGCGCGTGGTCCTCGCCGAGGACGACGTCCTGCTGCGCGAGGGCATGGCGCGCCTCCTGGCCGAGGCCGGGTTCGACGTCGTCGCCCAGGCCGGCGACGCCGAGGACCTGTTGCGCAAGGCGTTCGCGCACAAGCCCGACGTGGTCATCGTCGACGTCCAGATGCCGCCGCGCCATGAGGACGACGGGCTGCTCGCGGCGATCGAGGTCCGCCGCCGGATGCCCGAGACCGGCGTGCTCGTGCTGTCGCAGTTCTACGAGGCCGGCTACGCGCTGCAGCTGATCGGCGAGCGCGCCGAGGGCGTCGGCTACCTGCTCAAGGAGCGGGTGGGGGACGTCAGCGCCTTCGTGGACGCCGTCCGCCGCGTGGCCGCAGGCGGCAGCGCGCTGGACCCCGAGGTCGTCAGCCGGATGCTCGGCCGCCGCGGCGGCGACGATCCGCTCGCCCGGCTCACGCCACGCGAGCTCGAGGTGCTCGGCGTGATGGCCGAGGGCAAGTCCAACACCGGGATCGGCAGCGCGCTGAGCGTCACCGAGGCGGCCGTCGAGAAGCACGTCACCGCGATCCTGCGCAAGCTGGAGATCGGGATGGTGAGCAGTGAGCATCGCCGGGTGCACGCGGTGCTCGCCTACGTCCGCAGCGGCGCGGCGCGGTGA
- a CDS encoding TetR family transcriptional regulator: MDYYQRARSPERKAERAQALVEAARELATERGVRSVTLTAIAGRAGLHHSAMRRYFSSHKEVLLRLAGEGWTDFAATVRADLAAKDQVDAAGLAGTLVGGLVRDPLFCDLLGNSRNLEEDVDIAYVREFQHIGLVAVEDLVASMTQAMPALSAAGAIDMVAAVHSVAGTRWQVTHPPEQLARLYDDDPDLKALAGEFVPSVTRLLTAVGIGLTAPG; this comes from the coding sequence GTGGATTACTACCAGCGCGCACGCTCCCCGGAGCGCAAGGCCGAGCGCGCCCAGGCGCTTGTCGAGGCCGCCCGCGAGCTAGCGACCGAGCGCGGGGTGCGGAGCGTGACGCTGACGGCGATCGCCGGTCGCGCCGGACTGCACCACTCAGCGATGCGGCGCTACTTCAGCTCGCACAAGGAGGTGCTGCTGCGCCTCGCCGGCGAGGGCTGGACGGACTTCGCTGCGACCGTCCGCGCCGACCTCGCCGCAAAGGACCAGGTCGACGCCGCAGGACTCGCGGGCACGCTCGTCGGCGGGCTGGTTCGGGATCCGCTGTTCTGCGATCTCCTCGGCAACTCCCGCAACCTCGAAGAGGACGTCGACATCGCCTACGTCCGCGAGTTCCAGCACATCGGCCTCGTCGCGGTCGAGGACCTGGTCGCGTCGATGACGCAGGCGATGCCCGCCCTCAGCGCGGCCGGCGCGATCGACATGGTGGCGGCCGTGCACAGCGTCGCCGGGACGCGGTGGCAGGTCACCCACCCGCCCGAGCAACTCGCCCGCCTCTACGACGACGACCCCGACCTCAAGGCGCTGGCCGGGGAGTTCGTCCCGTCGGTCACCCGGCTGCTCACCGCCGTCGGCATCGGGCTCACCGCGCCGGGCTGA
- a CDS encoding response regulator: MARTVLVVDDDASFRHLAARVLASWGHVVVGEAGTFAEAVARASDLGPDVVLADIGLPDGDGFALTVALAALPSAPRVVLISSDSDPVNGPASLRAGAVGFVPKDDLPGALLRRLIEGG, from the coding sequence ATGGCCCGTACGGTCCTCGTCGTCGACGACGACGCCTCCTTCCGACACCTGGCCGCCCGCGTCCTGGCGTCCTGGGGCCACGTCGTGGTCGGCGAGGCGGGGACGTTCGCCGAGGCCGTCGCGAGGGCCTCGGACCTGGGGCCGGATGTCGTGCTCGCCGACATCGGCCTGCCCGACGGCGACGGGTTCGCGCTGACCGTCGCGCTCGCCGCGCTGCCGTCTGCGCCGCGCGTCGTGCTGATCTCGTCGGACTCCGACCCGGTCAACGGACCGGCGTCCTTGCGCGCGGGCGCGGTCGGGTTCGTCCCCAAAGACGACCTGCCGGGTGCGCTGTTGCGGCGGTTGATCGAGGGCGGCTGA
- a CDS encoding helix-turn-helix transcriptional regulator → MIVWLVGMGTAAFRRDRAPMSIATLHLHDRAAPLTEGSALVLHAAAAFYNGLGHYEQALRAAELAAAHPDGWGDTALLVLPELVEAASRCGEAERALGALERLARLAQAGGTDADLGMEARSRALVDAGPAAEGLYREAIRRLGDARMPMALARGHLLFGEWLRREGRRVDARVQLRTAQRMLSELGLEDFAARARRELSATGETARKRTTEGDYALTAQEARIARLAGDGHTNPEIGRELFLSPRTVEWHLRKVFFKLDIGSRRQLRDAPLERVA, encoded by the coding sequence GTGATCGTCTGGCTCGTGGGGATGGGCACCGCGGCGTTTCGCCGGGATCGTGCTCCCATGTCCATCGCAACGCTCCATCTCCACGATCGTGCAGCGCCGCTGACCGAAGGCTCGGCGCTCGTTCTCCACGCTGCGGCCGCCTTCTACAACGGCCTAGGCCACTACGAGCAGGCGCTGCGAGCGGCGGAGCTGGCCGCCGCACATCCGGACGGCTGGGGGGACACGGCGCTGCTCGTGCTCCCGGAGCTGGTCGAGGCGGCCAGCCGCTGCGGCGAGGCCGAGCGGGCCCTCGGAGCGCTGGAGCGGCTCGCGCGGCTGGCGCAAGCTGGCGGCACCGACGCGGATCTCGGGATGGAGGCTCGCTCGCGGGCCCTGGTCGATGCCGGGCCGGCCGCCGAGGGTCTCTACCGCGAGGCCATCCGGCGGCTCGGGGACGCGCGGATGCCGATGGCGCTGGCCCGCGGCCATCTGCTCTTCGGTGAGTGGCTGCGCCGCGAGGGCCGGCGGGTGGATGCCCGGGTCCAGCTGCGCACCGCGCAGCGGATGCTGAGCGAGCTGGGCCTTGAGGACTTCGCCGCCCGCGCCCGTCGCGAGCTTTCGGCCACCGGGGAGACCGCGCGCAAGCGCACGACGGAGGGCGACTACGCCCTCACCGCCCAGGAGGCCCGGATCGCGCGGCTCGCCGGCGACGGCCACACCAACCCTGAGATCGGCCGCGAGCTGTTCCTCAGCCCGCGCACGGTCGAATGGCACCTGCGCAAGGTCTTCTTCAAGCTCGACATCGGCTCCCGCAGGCAGCTGCGCGACGCGCCGCTGGAGCGCGTGGCATGA
- a CDS encoding GAF domain-containing sensor histidine kinase, with translation MPRSALAADARSLALRYHTAFNARDMDALAQVLDDASAITASHDLLERFPGVILVPQRTVAETPGAIVTELRLVNPEAAERAAADAVGTWYLGGLVHEIVEVCDGRITAAHRHYVAHADDRTVAGEIPSCGARTADEQAALRRLAELAARGGTPEEAFGAVVLEVSRVLAVNVALLGRYEPDGTGVIVAVHGVHTPEMTVGRRQKGGDGVVDRVWQTGRPSRIDDYKSLPGGGPELPRHLNMRGSAGVPIFIDGHLWGVLIATALHRPLAPGIELRLAEFATLLGTVIAGTRSQLRLRELAAEQAALRRVAELVARGVGEEELFASVADEASRLIEDEAASLFRVDDDAGGTLVAASSGGPVPIGRRVDIAADDEGIVAQILRTGRPARLDDYSPVSGRAWAHDDFGVGSCVAVPIFVDDRIWGVLGITTPDRELPPDVEQRLKQFADLIAAALANVQARAEVQQLADEQAALRRVAELAARGAAPEAVFDAVATEASNLVADETMTLTRLEADGRHVVVAVSDGSFPAGTRVTAEPAGVIARVRATRRPARVDGPVACVAVPITVGDDLWGVLYATARRSLPPATEHRLNQFAEIAAAAIASADARALLTASRARVVATADETRRRLQRDVHDGAQQQLVQTVITLKLASAVLGEDGGPAAELVEESLRHAQQATAELGDLVRGILPASLTRGGLRPGLESLVAGLSLPVDLHVTGARLAAEIETTAYFLVAEALTNVVKHARASHARVAVAVDLETGELVIDVCDDGVGGADPSGGTGLTGLLDRVEAGEGTLAIVSPPGAGTALRVALPVGAG, from the coding sequence ATGCCCCGATCGGCCCTCGCCGCCGACGCTCGCTCGCTGGCGCTCCGGTACCACACGGCGTTCAACGCCCGGGACATGGACGCCCTCGCGCAGGTACTCGACGACGCGTCGGCGATCACCGCCTCCCACGACCTCCTCGAGCGCTTCCCGGGCGTGATCCTGGTGCCGCAGCGGACCGTCGCCGAGACGCCCGGCGCGATCGTGACCGAGCTGCGCCTGGTCAACCCGGAGGCGGCCGAGCGGGCCGCGGCGGACGCGGTGGGCACGTGGTACCTCGGCGGCCTGGTTCACGAGATCGTCGAGGTCTGCGACGGTCGGATCACCGCGGCTCACCGCCACTACGTGGCGCACGCCGACGACCGGACGGTCGCCGGCGAGATCCCGTCCTGCGGTGCCCGGACCGCCGACGAGCAGGCCGCGCTGCGCCGGCTGGCCGAGCTCGCCGCACGCGGCGGCACACCGGAGGAGGCGTTCGGAGCGGTGGTGCTCGAGGTCTCCCGCGTGCTCGCCGTCAACGTGGCGTTGTTGGGGCGCTACGAGCCCGACGGGACGGGGGTGATCGTCGCCGTGCACGGCGTCCACACGCCGGAGATGACGGTCGGGCGGCGCCAGAAGGGCGGCGACGGGGTCGTCGACCGGGTCTGGCAGACAGGCCGGCCGAGCCGGATCGACGACTACAAGTCGCTGCCTGGAGGCGGGCCTGAACTGCCGCGCCACCTCAACATGCGCGGCTCGGCCGGCGTGCCGATCTTCATCGACGGCCACCTCTGGGGCGTGCTCATCGCGACCGCGCTGCACCGCCCGCTGGCGCCCGGCATCGAGCTCCGGCTCGCCGAGTTCGCGACGCTGCTGGGCACGGTCATCGCCGGGACCCGCTCCCAGCTGCGGCTGCGCGAGCTGGCCGCCGAGCAGGCCGCGCTGCGGCGCGTCGCCGAGCTCGTCGCCCGCGGCGTCGGAGAGGAGGAGCTGTTCGCGTCGGTCGCCGACGAGGCGTCGCGCCTGATCGAGGACGAGGCTGCCAGCCTCTTCCGCGTCGACGACGACGCGGGCGGCACGCTCGTCGCGGCGAGCAGCGGCGGCCCAGTGCCGATCGGCCGCCGGGTCGACATCGCTGCCGACGACGAGGGGATCGTCGCCCAGATCCTGCGCACCGGCCGCCCGGCCCGGCTGGACGACTACTCCCCGGTCTCGGGGCGCGCCTGGGCGCACGACGACTTCGGCGTCGGCTCCTGCGTCGCGGTTCCGATCTTCGTCGACGACCGGATCTGGGGCGTGCTGGGCATCACCACGCCGGATCGGGAGCTGCCGCCCGACGTCGAGCAGCGGCTCAAGCAGTTCGCCGACCTGATCGCCGCCGCGCTGGCCAACGTGCAGGCGCGCGCCGAGGTCCAGCAGCTGGCCGACGAGCAGGCCGCGCTGCGGCGCGTCGCCGAGCTGGCCGCCCGCGGCGCGGCGCCCGAGGCGGTCTTCGACGCGGTCGCGACCGAGGCCTCCAACCTCGTCGCCGACGAAACCATGACCTTGACGCGCCTGGAGGCAGACGGGCGCCACGTCGTCGTCGCGGTCTCCGATGGATCGTTCCCGGCAGGCACACGGGTCACCGCCGAGCCCGCCGGTGTCATCGCCCGGGTCCGGGCCACGCGCCGCCCAGCGCGCGTCGACGGCCCGGTGGCCTGCGTCGCCGTGCCGATCACGGTCGGCGACGACCTCTGGGGCGTGCTCTACGCCACCGCCAGGCGCTCGCTGCCGCCCGCGACCGAGCACCGTCTCAATCAGTTCGCCGAGATCGCCGCCGCGGCGATCGCCAGCGCGGACGCGCGAGCGTTGCTGACCGCTTCACGCGCTCGTGTGGTGGCCACCGCCGACGAGACGCGACGGCGCCTGCAGCGCGACGTCCACGACGGCGCCCAGCAGCAGCTCGTGCAGACCGTCATCACGCTCAAGCTCGCCAGCGCGGTGCTCGGAGAGGACGGCGGCCCGGCCGCCGAGCTGGTCGAGGAGTCCCTGCGCCACGCCCAGCAGGCCACGGCCGAGCTCGGCGATCTCGTACGCGGGATCCTGCCCGCCTCACTGACCCGCGGCGGCCTGCGACCCGGACTCGAATCGCTCGTCGCCGGCCTGAGCCTGCCGGTCGACCTGCACGTCACCGGCGCGCGCCTGGCCGCCGAGATCGAGACCACCGCCTACTTCCTCGTCGCCGAGGCGCTGACCAACGTGGTCAAGCACGCGCGCGCGAGCCACGCGCGCGTCGCGGTCGCGGTCGACCTGGAGACCGGCGAGCTGGTGATCGACGTCTGCGACGACGGCGTCGGCGGCGCAGATCCCAGCGGTGGCACAGGCCTCACCGGTCTCCTGGACCGTGTGGAAGCCGGCGAGGGCACGCTGGCGATCGTCAGCCCGCCGGGCGCCGGGACGGCGCTGCGGGTCGCGCTGCCCGTCGGCGCCGGCTAG
- a CDS encoding Bax inhibitor-1 family protein has translation MPTDQPIPSVLPSQPTAERTLTTAALLGAVMFLVAAAVGFLAAGCFAGRDLSSGQAIVLSLIGFGMLLLQSFGGERFRIGSFAIGWLFAVALVIGLGLGPVLRSYANADSAAVTQAAAVTALVVAAMGAGGLAIDRDLAGWLRPLTYAIFGVLLASLLLVLLGSGGSPLISIAIGGISAVLILVDFNYLRQHGTEDDVVVLATGIFVSIVNIFLSLLNLFSQD, from the coding sequence ATGCCTACCGACCAGCCCATTCCCAGCGTCCTGCCGTCCCAGCCGACCGCCGAACGCACGCTGACCACCGCCGCGCTGCTCGGAGCGGTGATGTTCCTCGTGGCCGCGGCGGTCGGCTTCCTCGCCGCCGGCTGCTTCGCCGGCCGCGACCTCTCCTCCGGCCAGGCGATCGTCCTGTCGCTGATCGGCTTCGGGATGCTGCTCCTGCAGTCCTTCGGCGGCGAGCGGTTCCGGATCGGAAGCTTCGCGATCGGCTGGCTGTTCGCCGTCGCACTGGTGATCGGCCTCGGGCTCGGGCCGGTCCTGCGCTCCTACGCCAACGCCGACTCCGCCGCCGTGACCCAGGCCGCGGCCGTGACCGCGCTGGTCGTCGCCGCGATGGGCGCCGGCGGCCTGGCCATCGACCGCGACCTCGCCGGCTGGCTGCGCCCACTGACCTACGCGATCTTCGGCGTCCTGCTCGCGAGCCTCCTGCTCGTTCTCCTGGGCAGCGGCGGCAGCCCCCTGATCAGCATCGCGATCGGCGGCATCTCGGCCGTGCTCATCCTCGTGGACTTCAACTACCTGCGCCAGCACGGCACCGAGGACGACGTCGTGGTGCTCGCGACCGGGATCTTCGTCTCGATCGTCAACATCTTCCTGTCGCTCCTGAACCTGTTCAGCCAGGATTGA
- a CDS encoding universal stress protein, translating to MFRRILVAFDHSSEAQRALDEAIAIARSDGAELTLMTVVPDASQWAAAAAAEGTVVETPADRLELERAYEIQLDAAAHSVPVELTVTRKLAHGRAGPAIVREGRRGGHDLIVMGCRGRGQLRSLLFGSVSHHVLRAAAVPVLVVHPPQGERREIASARA from the coding sequence ATGTTCCGGCGCATCCTCGTCGCGTTCGACCACTCGTCTGAGGCACAACGCGCCTTGGACGAGGCGATCGCGATCGCCCGCTCCGACGGTGCCGAGCTGACGCTCATGACGGTGGTGCCGGACGCGAGCCAGTGGGCCGCGGCCGCGGCCGCGGAGGGCACCGTCGTCGAGACGCCGGCTGACCGCCTGGAGCTCGAACGCGCCTACGAGATCCAGCTCGACGCGGCGGCGCACAGCGTCCCGGTCGAGCTCACCGTCACCCGCAAGCTCGCCCACGGCCGGGCCGGACCCGCGATCGTCCGCGAGGGCAGGCGCGGCGGACACGACCTCATCGTGATGGGCTGCCGCGGACGTGGTCAGCTTCGCTCACTGCTGTTCGGCAGCGTCAGCCACCACGTGCTGCGCGCCGCCGCCGTGCCGGTGCTCGTGGTCCACCCGCCGCAGGGCGAACGACGCGAGATCGCCTCCGCGCGAGCCTAG
- a CDS encoding LysR family transcriptional regulator, producing the protein MPELRHLRYAVAVADELNFTRAAAREGVSQQVLSAQIRQFEDELGVRLFDRSTREVRLTDAGAAVAGRGRALLREVDELWEDLRRRGTGQAGVLRFGFGRSAAFDAAPRLVAAMADAHPDVRIETSELPSPDLPQALRDGRIDVALARWTADTEGLFVQELARRATGVVLRADDPLADRPELELGELADRSLLMHERGALPARYDAVLAACAAAGFAARLVTPRLSFDPTFADVAEGRGVVLASAAVRASLPPGLRWVALAGGVLEQRTDFMWNPARASPARDAFLAVARALSWEAPAASPPGRL; encoded by the coding sequence GTGCCCGAGCTGCGCCACCTTCGCTATGCGGTCGCCGTCGCCGACGAGCTCAACTTCACGCGCGCCGCAGCGCGTGAGGGCGTCTCTCAGCAGGTGCTGAGCGCGCAGATCCGGCAATTCGAGGACGAGCTGGGCGTCAGGCTCTTCGACCGCAGCACGCGCGAGGTCAGGCTCACGGACGCCGGCGCCGCGGTGGCAGGGCGGGGGCGAGCGCTGCTGCGCGAGGTCGATGAGCTCTGGGAGGACCTACGACGCCGCGGCACCGGCCAAGCGGGCGTCCTGCGGTTCGGCTTCGGCCGCTCGGCGGCCTTCGACGCCGCGCCACGCCTGGTCGCGGCCATGGCCGACGCCCATCCCGACGTGCGGATCGAGACGTCCGAGCTGCCGTCCCCCGACCTGCCGCAGGCGTTGCGCGATGGGCGGATCGACGTCGCGCTCGCACGCTGGACGGCCGACACCGAGGGCCTGTTCGTGCAGGAGCTGGCTCGCCGCGCGACGGGGGTCGTCCTGCGTGCCGACGACCCGCTGGCCGACCGGCCCGAGCTCGAGCTGGGCGAGCTCGCCGATCGCAGCCTCCTCATGCACGAGCGAGGCGCACTGCCCGCCCGTTACGACGCGGTCCTGGCCGCCTGCGCGGCGGCCGGGTTCGCCGCGCGCCTCGTGACCCCCCGCTTGTCGTTCGACCCCACGTTCGCCGACGTCGCGGAGGGACGCGGCGTCGTGCTGGCGTCGGCCGCGGTCCGCGCGTCGCTCCCGCCCGGCCTCCGCTGGGTCGCGCTGGCGGGCGGCGTGCTGGAGCAGCGGACCGACTTCATGTGGAACCCGGCCCGCGCGAGCCCCGCCCGGGATGCGTTCCTTGCGGTCGCCCGTGCGCTTTCCTGGGAGGCTCCGGCCGCGTCGCCGCCCGGCCGGCTCTAG
- a CDS encoding putative quinol monooxygenase, producing the protein MTDFEVIALFTPADGQADAVHAGLAALVAPSRAEPANRGYTVRRISATPPRYAVFERYRDAAAFEAHRTAPHTSAFLERAGELLAERPEVLVFEPGEVS; encoded by the coding sequence ATGACGGACTTCGAGGTCATCGCCCTCTTCACGCCCGCCGACGGTCAGGCCGATGCCGTGCACGCCGGGCTCGCAGCCCTCGTCGCGCCGTCGCGCGCCGAGCCGGCCAACCGCGGCTACACCGTGCGGCGCATCAGCGCGACGCCGCCGCGTTACGCGGTCTTCGAGCGCTACCGCGACGCGGCCGCATTCGAGGCCCACCGCACGGCCCCGCACACGTCCGCCTTCCTCGAGCGAGCCGGCGAGCTGCTCGCCGAGCGGCCCGAGGTGCTCGTCTTCGAGCCCGGAGAGGTCAGCTGA
- a CDS encoding YybH family protein — protein sequence MAAWNAHDLEAILASYAEDVELVAPTVVRRWGRPDGRLGGRQELRRHFALGLELAPDLTMTEERLLTTPGGYALLYRRENGNTALDAVQLDDHGFARRVHAYYERTQD from the coding sequence CTGGCCGCCTGGAACGCGCACGACCTCGAGGCGATCCTCGCCTCCTATGCCGAGGACGTCGAGCTCGTCGCGCCGACCGTCGTGCGCCGATGGGGCCGTCCCGACGGCCGGCTCGGCGGGCGCCAGGAGCTCCGCCGCCACTTCGCGCTCGGCCTCGAGCTGGCGCCGGACCTCACGATGACCGAGGAGCGGCTGCTGACGACGCCCGGCGGCTATGCGCTCCTCTACCGGCGCGAGAACGGCAACACCGCGCTGGACGCGGTGCAGCTCGACGACCACGGCTTTGCCCGCCGTGTGCACGCCTACTACGAGCGCACGCAGGACTGA